A single region of the Salmo salar chromosome ssa16, Ssal_v3.1, whole genome shotgun sequence genome encodes:
- the LOC106574537 gene encoding toll-like receptor 13 has protein sequence MSEVDVKPLTVTLRITMPGKRSGSTFSQLRLILCFLLYCWILAGPVCGYFLKNCPIRGNLSDNFNMKVLCYNRNLEVMPINILWKVSVLDVAMNNISKIGKFDFKGLSNLKILNMFMNQISQVDNDALAHLEALQELYLAYNRLTTLSDHLFQDLANLSLLHLDNNLITTIGSSSFQLLSSLKTVNLTKNNLHNMKEVQPIIQLPHLRELYIGSNRFTSFQSQEISNKSIGLRLLDLSRNPCITADVLPYLEVLDIAYCGQLGRMEWDVLDRSFLSNIKGLNLSGIEMSFERMAMELQTVNSSLVHLRLYDIGEERVKALTDIACHIPTLSLLRLHHNNISSLSEEFLQSCKQVTEVDLENNNIIQLSAVSFRSMEQLSTLRLGHNMLSSVPDATRNVSTLKFLDLSFNIILKLGCSDFANLTGLTQLFLFHNQISNLPGCVFKDLKELRILKLGSNKILTLNDDFMSGLYKLEYLSMSYNKLSSISKGDFKGLASLKTLLLFDNQIASLEDGAFEGLVNLAELRLQSNKITQIDIRKTVLSGLPRLRTLDISCNYITYVNDHKLNPPPFSHLTSLENLLIFSQRHKGLCHLPINFLEGLKSLLSFEAGSLNIKELHPDTFIHTPQLWFLDISKNEFTALTLKLFHPIPRLNSLYLSKARLQFLGFLIGANLSRVTFLQVRKNAITAVNETVLHSLPALTYLDMQDNAFTCGCSDAWFVNWMENDNQTQVVGAGEFTCNYPADLKDTKLLDVELQFCTVHLGLYYYISTTCLVLLTLVASFAYHFLKWQVIYGYYLILAFLYDTKQRNKLTPHGCQYDAFISYNAHDEPWVLRELEGEQGWKLCLHHRDFQPGKPIIDNIMEGIYGSRKTICVISRRYLESEWCSREIQVASFRLFDEQKDVLILVFLEEIPTHQLSPYHRMRKLVKRLTYLSWPRAGEQTGVFWQQLRLALETKDGPAEENPILSGVEAL, from the exons AT GTCTGAAGTAGATGTCAAGCCCCTCACAGTGACACTCAGGATAACCATGCCAGGAAAACGAAGTGGGTCTACATTCTCTCAGCTGAGGCTCATTCTTTGTTTCCTGCTGTATTGTTGGATTCTTGCTGGTCCAGTGTGCGGGTACTTCCTGAAAAACTGCCCAATCCGGGGTAATCTCAGTGACAACTTTAACATGAAAGTACTCTGTTATAACAGGAATCTTGAAGTCATGCCTATAAATATTCTGTGGAAAGTAAGTGTTTTAGACGTGGCCATGAATAACATTTCCAAAATTGGAAAGTTTGATTTTAAAGGCCTGTCAAACCTCAAAATTCTAAACATGTTCATGAACCAGATCTCTCAAGTGGACAATGACGCTCTTGCACACTTAGAGGCTCTTCAAGAGCTGTATCTGGCTTATAACAGACTCACAACCCTGTCAGACCATTTGTTTCAGGACCTGGCCAACCTCTCCCTGCTACATCTGGACAACAACCTGATCACAACCATCGGGTCCTCATCCTTTCAACTTCTCTCCAGTTTGAAGACAGTGAATTTAACCAAGAACAACCTTCATAATATGAAGGAAGTTCAGCCCATCATACAATTACCACACTTACGGGAATTGTACATTGGGAGCAACAGATTCACCTCTTTCCAATCACAAGAAATATCAAACAAGTCAATAGGGCTGAGGCTGTTGGATTTATCCCGGAATCCATGTATCACGGCAGATGTTCTTCCTTATCTTGAGGTGTTAGACATCGCCTACTGTGGCCAACTTGGACGCATGGAATGGGATGTGCTGGACAGGTCTTTTCTGAGCAACATCAAAGGTCTCAACTTGAGCGGCATTGAGATGTCTTTCGAGAGGATGGCTATGGAGCTGCAGACTGTCAACTCCTCATTAGTCCATCTGAGACTGTATGACATTGGTGAAGAGAGGGTCAAGGCTCTCACTGATATTGCCTGCCATATACCTACACTTAGCTTGCTCCGACTGCATCATAACAACATAAGTTCTTTGTCTGAGGAATTTCTGCAGTCATGTAAACAAGTGACCGAAGTGGACTtagaaaataataatattattcaGCTTTCGGCAGTATCATTCAGATCAATGGAGCAACTAAGTACTTTGAGACTGGGCCACAACATGCTTTCTTCTGTACCAGATGCCACAAGAAATGTATCCACACTAAAGTTCCTGGATCTCAGCTTCAATATCATCCTTAAACTGGGATGCTCAGATTTCGCCAATCTTACAGGACTCACACAACTCTTTCTTTTCCACAATCAAATCTCCAACCTTCCAGGATGTGTATTCAAGGATTTGAAAGAATTAAGGATCCTTAAACTGGGATCAAACAAAATCCTGACCTTGAATGATGACTTTATGAGTGGTTTGTACAAACTAGAATATTTGTCAATGTCATACAATAAGCTGAGCTCAATCTCTAAAGGAGACTTTAAAGGCTTAGCATCACTCAAGACTCTGCTTTTATTTGACAATCAGATTGCTAGTCTTGAAGATGGAGCCTTTGAGGGATTGGTGAATCTTGCAGAACTTAGACTGCAGTCAAATAAGATCACTCAAATAGACATAAGAAAGACTGTGCTCTCAGGACTTCCACGCTTAAGAACTCTTGATATATCCTGTAATTATATCACATATGTAAATGATCATAAATTAAACCCTCCACCCTTCTCTCATCTGACATCTCTGGAGAACCTTTTGATATTTAGTCAACGTCACAAGGGACTGTGTCATCTACCAATCAACTTCCTTGAAGGTCTGAAATCTTTATTGTCATTCGAGGCAGGGAGTCTTAATATTAAGGAGCTGCACCCAGACACATTCATTCACACACCCCAGTTGTGGTTCCTTGATATCAGTAAGAATGAGTTCACAGCCCTCACTCTAAAGCTGTTTCACCCAATCCCAAGGCTCAACAGCCTGTACCTGTCCAAAGCCCGACTTCAGTTCTTAGGTTTCCTCATAGGAGCAAACCTCAGTAGAGTCACTTTCTTGCAGGTGAGAAAGAACGCCATAACAGCAGTCAATGAGACAGTTTTGCATTCTCTCCCTGCCTTGACATACCTGGACATGCAAGATAATGCTTTCACCTGTGGCTGCAGCGATGCTTGGTTTGTCAATTGGATGGAGAACGACAACCAAACACAAGTTGTTGGTGCAGGAGAATTTACCTGCAACTATCCTGCCGACCTAAAGGACACCAAGCTGTTGGATGTTGAGCTTCAGTTCTGTACAGTACACTTAGGACTTTACTACTACATCTCTACCACTTGTCTGGTCCTCCTCACCCTGGTAGCATCCTTTGCCTACCACTTCCTGAAATGGCAGGTCATTTACGGCTATTACCTCATCCTGGCTTTCCTCTATGACACCAAGCAAAGGAATAAGCTCACTCCTCATGGCTGTCAATACGATGCCTTCATCTCCTACAACGCCCATGATGAGCCCTGGGTCCtgagggagctggagggagagCAGGGCTGGAAACTGTGTCTCCACCACCGGGACTTCCAGCCAGGCAAACCAATCATAGATAACATTATGGAAGGCATCTACGGAAGCCGCAAGACCATCTGTGTGATCAGCCGCCGCTACCTGGAGAGTGAGTGGTGCTCCCGGGAGATCCAGGTGGCCAGCTTCCGGCTCTTTGATGAGCAGAAGGACGTCCTGATTCTGGTGTTCCTGGAGGAGATCCCTACCCACCAGCTGTCACCCTACCACCGGATGAGGAAGCTGGTGAAGAGACTCACCTACTTGAGCTGGCCCAGAGCTGGGGAGCAAACCGGGGTCTTCTGGCAGCAACTACGGCTGGCTTTAGAGACCAAGGACGGCCCTGCTGAGGAAAATCCCATACTCTCTGGGGTGGAGGCACTGTGA
- the LOC123727867 gene encoding toll-like receptor 13 has translation MTLNITMPGQRCGSTLSQLRLFLCFLMYCSVLADPVCGYFLKNCTIRGNLSDPSDMIVLCQKRNLNVIPIDIPQNVSVLDVAMNNISNIGKLDFKGLSNLKNLNMSRNQISQVDDGSLGHLEALQELGLAHNRLTTLSDHMFQGLVNLSLLHLDNNLISTIGSSSFQLLSSLKTVNLTKNNLYNMKDVQPIVQLPHLQELYIGSNRFTSFQSQEISNTSIELRLLDLSRNPLGIFRVTADVLPYLEVLDIAYCGQLGRMEWEVLDRSFLSNVKRLNLSGIEMSFERMVMVLQTVNSSLVHLRLYDIGEERVKALTDIACHIPTLSLLRLHHNNISVLSKEFLQSCKHLTEMDVCDNNINQLSEFSFRSMEQLSTLKLGHNSLSSVPNATRNLPTLKILDLSFNIINKLGCSDFANLTGLTQLFLFHNQISKLPGCVFQDLKELRILKVGSNKILTLNDVFMNGLHKLETLNFAGNKLSSIRKGDFKGLASLKTLLLFDNQIASLEDGAFEGLVNLTELRLESNKITQIDIRNTVLTGLPRFRTLDISCNFITYVNNDKLDPPPFSHLTSLENLHIHSQRHKGLSHLPSNFLEGLKSLLAFKAGNLNIKELHPNTFIHTPRLWYLDISKNAFTALKPELFHPTPRLNRMYLSKARLQSLDFLIGANLSRVTFLQVSKNDITVVNETVLHSLPALTYLDMQDNAFTCGCSDAWFVNWMENDNQTQVVGAGEFTCNYPADLKDTKLLDVELQFCTVHLGLYYYISTTCLVLLTLVASFAYHFLKWQVIYGYYLFLAFLYDTKQRNKLTPHGCQYDAFISYNAHDEPWVLRELLPELEGEQGWKLCLHHRDFQPGKPIIDNIMEGIYGSRKTICVISHRYLESEWCSREIQVASFRLFDEQKDVLILVFLEEIPTHQLSPYHRMRKLVKRRTYLSWPRAGEQTGVFWQQLRLALETKDGPPEENPILSGVQAL, from the coding sequence GCCTGTCAAACCTCAAAAATCTGAACATGTCAAGAAACCAGATCTCTCAAGTGGACGATGGGTCTCTTGGACACCTAGAGGCTCTTCAGGAACTGGGTTTGGCTCATAACAGACTCACAACCCTGTCAGACCACATGTTTCAGGGCCTGGTCAACCTCTCCCTGCTACATCTGGACAACAACCTAATCTCAACCATCGGGTCCTCATCCTTTCAACTTCTCTCCAGTTTGAAGACAGTGAATTTAACCAAGAACAACCTTTATAATATGAAGGACGTTCAGCCAATTGTACAATTACCACACTTACAGGAGTTGTACATTGGGAGCAACAGATTCACCTCTTTCCAGTCACAGGAAATATCAAACACTTCTATAGAGCTGAGGCTGTTGGATTTATCCAGGAATCCATTGGGAATCTTCAGGGTCACGGCAGATGTTCTTCCTTACCTTGAGGTGTTAGACATCGCCTACTGTGGCCAACTTGGCCGCATGGAATGGGAGGTGCTGGACAGGTCTTTTTTGAGCAACGTCAAACGTCTGAACCTGAGCGGGATTGAGATGTCTTTCGAGAGGATGGTTATGGTGCTGCAGACTGTCAACTCCTCATTAGTCCATCTGAGACTGTATGACATTGGTGAAGAGAGGGTCAAGGCTCTCACTGATATTGCCTGCCATATACCTACACTTAGCTTGCTCCGACTGCATCATAACAACATAAGTGTTCTCTCTAAGGAATTTCTGCAGTCATGTAAACATTTGACCGAAATGGACGTATGTGATAATAATATTAATCAGCTGTCTGAGTTTTCATTCAGATCAATGGAGCAATTAAGTACTTTGAAACTGGGCCACAACAGCCTTTCTTCCGTGCCAAATGCCACAAGAAATCTACCCACACTGAAGATCTTGGATCTGAGCTTCAATATCATCAATAAACTTGGCTGCTCAGATTTCGCCAATCTCACAGGACTCACACAACTCTTTCTTTTCCACAATCAAATCTCCAAACTTCCAGGATGTGTATTCCAGGATTTGAAAGAATTAAGGATCCTTAAAGTGGGATCAAACAAAATCCTGACCTTGAATGATGTCTTCATGAATGGTTTGCACAAACTTGAGACTTTGAATTTTGCAGGCAATAAACTGAGCTCTATCAGAAAAGGAGACTTTAAAGGCTTAGCATCACTCAAGACTCTGCTTTTATTTGACAATCAGATTGCTAGTCTTGAAGATGGAGCCTTTGAGGGATTGGTGAATCTGACAGAACTTAGACTCGAGTCAAATAAGATCACTCAAATAGACATAAGAAATACTGTGCTCACGGGACTTCCACGCTTCAGAACTCTTGATATATCCTGTAATTTCATCACATATGTAAATAATGATAAATTAGACCCTCCACCCTTCTCTCATCTGACATCTCTGGAGAACCTGCACATCCATAGTCAGCGTCACAAGGGATTGTCTCATCTACCTAGCAACTTCCTTGAAGGTCTGAAATCTTTATTGGCATTCAAGGCAGGGAATCTCAATATTAAGGAGCTGCACCCAAACACATTTATTCACACACCCCGGTTGTGGTACCTTGATATCAGTAAGAATGCATTCACAGCCCTCAAGCCAGAGCTGTTTCACCCAACCCCAAGGCTCAACAGAATGTACCTGTCCAAAGCACGACTTCAGTCCTTAGATTTCCTCATAGGAGCAAACCTCAGTAGAGTCACTTTCTTGCAGGTGAGCAAGAACGATATAACAGTAGTCAATGAGACAGTGTTGCATTCTCTCCCTGCCTTGACATACCTGGACATGCAAGATAATGCTTTCACCTGTGGCTGCAGCGATGCTTGGTTTGTCAATTGGATGGAGAACGACAACCAAACACAAGTTGTTGGTGCAGGAGAATTTACCTGCAACTATCCTGCCGATCTAAAGGACACCAAGCTGTTGGATGTTGAGCTTCAGTTCTGTACAGTACACTTAGGACTTTACTACTACATCTCTACAACTTGTTTGGTCCTCCTCACCCTGGTAGCATCCTTTGCCTACCACTTCCTGAAATGGCAGGTAATTTACGGCTATTACCTCTTCCTGGCTTTCCTCTATGACACCAAGCAAAGGAATAAGCTCACTCCTCATGGCTGTCAGTATGATGCCTTCATCTCCTACAACGCCCACGATGAGCCCTGGGTCCTGAGGGAGCTTCTGCCAGAGCTGGAGGGAGAGCAGGGCTGGAAACTGTGTCTCCACCACCGGGACTTCCAGCCAGGCAAACCAATCATAGACAACATTATGGAAGGCATCTACGGAAGCCGCAAGACCATCTGTGTGATCAGCCACCGCTACCTGGAGAGTGAGTGGTGCTCCCGGGAGATCCAGGTGGCCAGCTTCCGGCTCTTTGATGAGCAGAAGGACGTCCTGATTCTGGTGTTCCTGGAGGAGATCCCTACCCACCAGCTGTCACCCTACCACCGGATGAGGAAGCTGGTGAAGAGACGCACATATCTGAGCTGGCCCAGAGCTGGGGAGCAAACCGGGGTCTTCTGGCAGCAACTACGGCTGGCTTTAGAGACCAAGGACGGCCCTCCTGAGGAAAATCCCATCCTCTCTGGTGTGCAGGCTCTGTGA